The nucleotide sequence GTGCAAAGGCTTTACCATCCTAATGACCGGCGCAGTATTATTGCCAAAATTACGGAGAAAGGCCGAGAAATTATTGAGAAAATTATTCCCCGGCATATTAAGATTAACCAGGAATTGGTCTCTAATTTATCCGAGGAAGAAAAAAAAATAGCCAATACCATCTTAGAAAAACTTTATCAGCATCTGCTATCTATGGCAAATAAATAAAAGGGGGAGATTAATCATGCATAAACTGAAAAAAGTCCTTCCAGTCATTACATTTCCCTTGGTTTTAACTTTTTGCTCCTTTGGGTTAAGCCAGGCTGCCCAGAATAATGAGCCGGAGAAATTTACTTTGGATAGGGCTGTCCAATATGCCATTGACAACAGCTTAGAAATGGAGCAGGTTTATTTAACCTTAAAAGCAAATGAAGAAAATCAGGATAAGGCCTACTACAATGCTAAAAAACTGCACAAAGGAGAAAATTCCCTTGATCAAGGGAAATCCAGCCTAAATACTGCTAAAGACCAATTGGAAAATGTAAACCAAGCAATTGCCCAAATGGATGCTGCCGGGGCAGATAAGAATAGTCCGGATTACAAGAAGCTTGTCAGTACAAAAGAAAAGCTGGAAGCAGGAATTGCAGCTGGGGAAACTAATCTCAAAGCGGGCAAAGAAAGTTTCCAGGAAGGAATTAAAAAAGTCAGTACGGAGCTTAATTTAGCAGGTGTAACCACTAACAATTTAACTGATGCCTCTTCTGCCGCCGATTTAATGAAAACCAGTGCCGATATTGCTTTAAGTGTAACTAATGCCGGAGTTTTAATCCAAAAACAAGGTTTAGCCTTACAAGTAGAAAATGCCTACTACGATGTCTTAGAAAAGCAGAGATTAGTTAAGGTACAACAAGATACCCTTAACTTAGCAACGCAGCTATACCAATTCGCCAAGAACAGCTACGATACTGGTTTTAGCGCCAAAGACGAATATTTATTGGCACAGCTTCAGGTTAAGGCCGCCAAAATGAAGCTTCTACAGGCTCAACATAATTTACAGCTGGCCAAAAACCAATTAAAACAGCTGATGAATTATGACCTAAAAAAAGATATTGTCCTAGAAGACAACTTTACTACTAAAGCAGAGGAGCTTAATTTAGATCAAGGCTTGGAAAAAGGTTTAAACAAAAGATTAGAAATCCTTAAAGGCAATGGTGAACTTTTAATTGCCCGGCTTAACCTGTCAATTACAGCTAAATCCTACACTCCCAACACTTATTACTATCGGGAGGCAGAACTGCAGCAGGAACAAGCGGAACTTAATATTAAAAAGCAAAAAAGTGCAGTAACTAATTCCATTTTAAATTCCTATAACGCAGTTCAAACTGCAAAAGCTGCCTTGGAAACTGTCCGGGATATGGAGAAATTGGCTCAAGAAAATTTAGAAATTGCTACATATAAGTATAAAGCCGGTTTTGGAGAAGATTCAAAACTCTTAAAGCAAATGGATACGGAAAATTTATCCGGAACTATTGCGGAAGTCTTAGCAGCCCAGGAAAAAGTCAGCGAAGTCCAGGCAGCAGTTGTAAATGCTATTTACAATTACAATTTATCTTTAGCTAAATATAAATTTGATACTGGGGAGTATTAAAGCTTGTTGAACAAATGAGGAGGTAAAACCATGAGGAAGTTTGGGAAGATATTATCCATCTTAGGGATTCTTTGTTTAGGTTTAACAGGCTGTACTCAGGAAGCGCCAATTACAGGAGGATTTAACCCAGCTGATGGGCTAATTGTCAGCGGCAATGTGGAAACAGATGAAGTAGATCTAAATACTAAAATTCCCGGGAAAATAACGAAAATTTATTTTGAAGAAGGTCAAGAGGTTAAAGCAG is from Bacillota bacterium LX-D and encodes:
- a CDS encoding TolC family protein; its protein translation is MHKLKKVLPVITFPLVLTFCSFGLSQAAQNNEPEKFTLDRAVQYAIDNSLEMEQVYLTLKANEENQDKAYYNAKKLHKGENSLDQGKSSLNTAKDQLENVNQAIAQMDAAGADKNSPDYKKLVSTKEKLEAGIAAGETNLKAGKESFQEGIKKVSTELNLAGVTTNNLTDASSAADLMKTSADIALSVTNAGVLIQKQGLALQVENAYYDVLEKQRLVKVQQDTLNLATQLYQFAKNSYDTGFSAKDEYLLAQLQVKAAKMKLLQAQHNLQLAKNQLKQLMNYDLKKDIVLEDNFTTKAEELNLDQGLEKGLNKRLEILKGNGELLIARLNLSITAKSYTPNTYYYREAELQQEQAELNIKKQKSAVTNSILNSYNAVQTAKAALETVRDMEKLAQENLEIATYKYKAGFGEDSKLLKQMDTENLSGTIAEVLAAQEKVSEVQAAVVNAIYNYNLSLAKYKFDTGEY